A single genomic interval of Argopecten irradians isolate NY chromosome 8, Ai_NY, whole genome shotgun sequence harbors:
- the LOC138329780 gene encoding mechanosensory protein 2-like: MEMQERSSRVDYTQERDGDLGCCGYILMFLSGCLVVLLFPFSLYGSIKVVQEYEKAVIFRLGRVVSGGAKGPGLFCLYPCIDEFKKVDMRTLSFDVPPQEILSKDSVTVAVDAVIYCYVFDAVMSVCNVQDAFESTKLLAATTLRNVLGTKNMAEMLSDRDSITRHMKQLLDTSTKPWGVTVDRVEIKDVRLPHQLQRAMAAEAEASRQARAKVFIYMSFHINRTKQYMVNFLRKP; encoded by the exons ATGGAAATGCAAG AAAGGTCCTCCCGGGTCGACTATACACAAGAGCGGGATGGCGACCTTGGCTGTTGTGGATACATACTCATGTTCCTATCCGGCTGTCTCGTCGTTCTTCTGTTTCCTTTCTCACTGTATGGTTCTATTAAG GTTGTACAGGAGTACGAGAAGGCTGTCATCTTCAGACTCGGTCGGGTGGTGTCCGGCGGAGCTAAAGGTCCAG GTCTATTTTGTCTATATCCATGTATCGACGAGTTTAAGAAGGTTGACATGCGCACTCTTAGCTTCGACGTTCCGCCTCAAGAG ATCCTATCCAAGGACTCCGTTACGGTGGCGGTTGACGCTGTaatatattgttatgtttttgACGCTGTGATGTCAGTATGTAATGTGCAGGACGCTTTCGAGTCCACCAAACTTTTAGCTGCCACCACTCTGCGGAATGTCCTGGGTACGAAGAACATGGCTGAAATGCTGTCAGATAGGGACTCCATCACGAGGCATATGAAG CAACTTTTGGACACTTCGACTAAACCCTGGGGAGTGACGGTAGACCGGGTAGAAAT TAAGGACGTGCGGTTACCACACCAGTTACAGAGAGCCATGGCTGCCGAGGCGGAGGCTTCACGACAGGCTAGGGCCaaggtatttatatatatgtcatttcatatcaacagaacaaaacaatatatgGTCAATTTTCTAAGAAAACCCTAA